One Luteibacter aegosomaticola genomic window carries:
- the glk gene encoding glucokinase encodes MGEQANKREAVRTARAEAFIAADVGGTHARIGLVRPELAGGTFEVLRYERYACADWPSLTAVLKDFVGHLEGQFAVQHCAVASAGYVLGDAIVNENLPWPVSIVDIRETLHLAGLSVVNDFEAVAYACQFLRDHETTAIIETAAAPAAGPILVMGPGTGLGSAVLLPGKPHATVLPTEAGQISLAPGTPREAAILAELAKSRDYVSYETALSGPGLVNLYQAISTLRGTPATLAEPAAVTTAALAGTDPAAVEALDVFCGLLGSFVGDLAMLYGARGGVFLAGGILPQVREYLATSSFADRFFNKGVMRAFLQQVPVRLMDHGQLGVIGAAGLYLHGSSAH; translated from the coding sequence GTGGGCGAGCAGGCGAACAAGCGGGAAGCTGTGCGTACGGCGCGGGCGGAGGCGTTCATCGCCGCCGACGTGGGCGGCACGCATGCCCGTATTGGCCTGGTCCGTCCGGAACTCGCCGGTGGCACCTTCGAAGTGCTGCGTTACGAACGTTATGCCTGCGCCGACTGGCCGAGCCTTACCGCCGTCCTTAAGGACTTCGTCGGCCACCTCGAGGGGCAGTTCGCCGTGCAGCATTGCGCGGTAGCCAGCGCCGGATACGTGCTGGGCGATGCCATCGTCAACGAGAACCTGCCCTGGCCGGTCTCGATCGTGGATATCCGCGAAACCCTGCACCTCGCGGGCCTTAGCGTCGTCAACGATTTCGAAGCCGTGGCCTACGCGTGCCAGTTCCTACGCGACCACGAGACCACCGCCATCATCGAGACCGCCGCGGCCCCCGCCGCCGGCCCCATCCTGGTGATGGGTCCCGGTACGGGCCTGGGTTCCGCGGTACTCCTGCCCGGTAAGCCGCACGCCACCGTGCTGCCGACCGAAGCAGGCCAGATTTCGCTTGCGCCCGGTACGCCGCGCGAAGCCGCCATCCTCGCCGAGCTCGCCAAGAGCCGCGATTACGTTTCCTACGAGACCGCCCTTTCAGGCCCCGGGCTCGTGAACCTCTATCAAGCCATTTCGACGCTGCGCGGCACGCCCGCGACGCTCGCCGAACCCGCCGCCGTCACCACGGCCGCCCTCGCCGGGACTGATCCCGCCGCGGTCGAGGCCCTGGATGTCTTCTGCGGCCTGCTCGGCAGCTTCGTGGGCGATCTCGCCATGCTTTACGGCGCCCGCGGGGGCGTGTTCCTGGCCGGTGGGATCCTGCCTCAGGTTCGCGAATACCTCGCCACCAGCAGCTTCGCAGACAGGTTTTTCAACAAGGGCGTCATGCGCGCCTTTCTCCAGCAAGTGCCGGTACGTCTGATGGACCACGGACAGTTGGGTGTGATCGGTGCCGCCGGTCTCTACCTGCACGGTTCGTCTGCTCATTGA